ATCAGGTTATGGCCCTTCATGGGCTTGTCGACATACATGGTGTGGCAACAGGGGGCGTCGAAGCCGGTCAGCCACATATCCCGAACGATCACAAGCTTGAGCGGGTCACCGGGGTCTTTGAAGCGCTTCTCTAGCCGCTTCTTAGTCTGCTTGTTGTAGATATGCGGCTGCAGCAGAGGTTTATCCGACGCCGAGCCGGTCATCACGATCTTGATTGCGCCCTTATCTGGGTCTGGATCGTGCCAATCGGATCTCAGAGCGGTGATTTCGTTGTACAAGTGGGCGCAAATCTCACGGCTCATGGCCACGATCATGGCTTTGCCTTCGATAGCCGCACTGCGCGTTTCGAAATGATCGACCAGATCAGCGGCGACTTCCTTCAAGCGCGGCCCGGCGCCGACGAGCTTTTCTAGCTGGCTCCACTTGCCCTTGGCGCGTTCACGCGTGCCAACATCTTCCTCGTCCTCGAAGACCTCTTCGACCTGATCCGACAGCGCGGCAATCTCGCCTCGATTGATGTCCAGCTTAGCCAAGCGCGACTCGTAGTAAATCGGCACTGTCGCGCCGTCATCAACAGCATCCTGAATGTCGTAGACCGAGACGTAGTCGCCAAACACCGCGCGAGTGTCCTTATCTTCACTGGCAATGGGCGTGCCGGTAAAGCCGATGAATGACGCATTCGGGACGGCGTCACGCATGTGCTTGGCGTAACCGAACTTGTAGGAACCATCCTGTTTGAGCTTCGCCTTCAAGCCGTATTGGCTACGGTGGGCTTCGTCCGAGATTACAACGATGTTATGACGATCGTTGAGAATGGGGTGAGTCACCTCCCCTTCTAGCGTCGCGAACTTCTGAACCGTGGTGAAAATAATCCCGCCTGAGTCACGCTCAGCGAGCAGATGGCGTAGCTCGTCCCGATTATCGGCTTGAACGGGGTCTTGCTTCAGTAGCTCCTTGGCGTTGCTGAACGTGGCGAAGAGCTGGCCATCAAGGTCATTGCGATCCGTGACGATCAGCAGGGTCGGGTTGTTCATTTCCGGCTGCTGTAGCAGTTTCCCCGCGTAGCAGCACATGGAGATACTCTTGCCGGAGCCTTGCGTGTGCCAGACAACTCCTGCTTTCTTGCTACCTATCTCCACTTCCTCGCCGTAAATGGCGCGTCTTTCGTTCAGTGTGTTGTCTTCAGGGGACTGCGCTGCAATCACAGTCGCGTGTACCGCTTCACGAACGGCGTGGAACTGATGGTACCCAGCGATTTTTTTGATCAATCGATCCGCATCGGTCTCGAAAATAACGAAGTAACGAACGTAGTCAAGAAGCCGATCACGATCGAAAAAGCCACGTACCATGGTCTCCATTTCCCTCTCCAGCAACGGCTTGTCGTCTTCGTGCTGGATAGTGCGCCACGGCATGTAGCGTTCTTGATTGGCGGTGAGAGAGCCTAGTCGAGCATTGTAGCCGTCGCTGATAACGATGGCTTCGTTGTACACGAAAAGCTCGGTGAGCTCGTCCTTGTAGGTCTGAATCTGGTTGTAAGCATCCCAGATACTGACGTTTTCATCGCTGGGGCTTTTGAGCTCTACCACCGCGATAGGCAAGCCGTTGATGAAGCACACAACGTCGGGGCGGCGGAGTTGTTTAGTGCCTTCAATGGTGAACTGATTGACGGCGAGGAAGCGATTTTCACAAATATGGGTGAAGTCGATTAAGAAAGCGCGGTCGTAGACCTCGTCATCGCCGTCTTTGTACTTCACCGGCACGCCATCGAGCAGTAAGCGATGAAAGGCACGATTGCTAATAGTGAGATCGAAGCTCTCGGGCTTGCTGACCTGCGCGACCACCTGTTCCAGTGCGGTCTCAGGGAGGTGTGGGTTGATGCGTTTCACAGCTTGTTCGACGTCGCCTAGCAGCAACACCTTCCTATAATCAGCCCGCTCAGGAGACGTGCCATCCGGTGCGATATCCGGGCCGTGAGCAATCTCCCAGCCATTGTCTGCAAACCATCCCAGACACGCCTGCTCCAGTTGATCCTCGGTCATCCCCTGCTCCCTATTCTATAGCTACAGTAAACGACTGCAGTTACTGAATTTTCAGCCGCTTAACCATGGGACATCTCGGCGGATTTGAAAGTCGCTGGCTTGTTATCAAGCTGCCATCTGCTCGGCAGATAGCAGACCCAACCGCTTGCGGATATCATCAAAGCCGTCGAGCTACATCTCGGTGATCAACAGACCTTCGCCATCACCCTGTTCCAACGCCTATGGGCAGTTTCCCAACCACTCTGATAGGTATTGCGTTCGGTAAAGTCCATCTCACCTAAGCACTTGTTTTCCAGCGGTGTGGTGCGGGTTTGAGCAACGTCGGTTTTATACATGCACCACGTCCTGTGATTCGGCCTGCGCCTCCTCGACGTTCGACATCGTCAGGTCGCCGGAAAGTAGCTCAGGGAGTAGCGTATCGCGCAGTTTAGAGAGTGTTTTGGCTTCTAACCGCAAGTTAATCTGTTTATTCAGCTGTAGGCCTAAATGCTGCTCAGCAGCCTCTATTAACGGATTATCAGGAATGGCACACAACGCCTCACGCAGGTGTTGACGCTTTATATGCCCCATAGTCACTGCCTTGGACTCAGCTATGCGCTGAAACTCTTCTAGGTGGTGCCTAGTAAAGTTATAGTAAATCCACTTAGGATAGTCTGTTGACGTTACCTTGAACAAGTGCTGGTTCATGGCGGCTTTCCCGCCACACCAAGTATCCACCATCAGAGAACCAGACCAAGAAAAAACTACGTCCCCATCATCAATAATGCAGTCAGGCTTAATATTTGATGATGCTTTTTCTTTGCCATCGGCAAACCCTTTTTTGAGCTGCGCAATTTTGACTACGGGTA
This DNA window, taken from Halomonas piscis, encodes the following:
- a CDS encoding type I restriction endonuclease subunit R — protein: MTEDQLEQACLGWFADNGWEIAHGPDIAPDGTSPERADYRKVLLLGDVEQAVKRINPHLPETALEQVVAQVSKPESFDLTISNRAFHRLLLDGVPVKYKDGDDEVYDRAFLIDFTHICENRFLAVNQFTIEGTKQLRRPDVVCFINGLPIAVVELKSPSDENVSIWDAYNQIQTYKDELTELFVYNEAIVISDGYNARLGSLTANQERYMPWRTIQHEDDKPLLEREMETMVRGFFDRDRLLDYVRYFVIFETDADRLIKKIAGYHQFHAVREAVHATVIAAQSPEDNTLNERRAIYGEEVEIGSKKAGVVWHTQGSGKSISMCCYAGKLLQQPEMNNPTLLIVTDRNDLDGQLFATFSNAKELLKQDPVQADNRDELRHLLAERDSGGIIFTTVQKFATLEGEVTHPILNDRHNIVVISDEAHRSQYGLKAKLKQDGSYKFGYAKHMRDAVPNASFIGFTGTPIASEDKDTRAVFGDYVSVYDIQDAVDDGATVPIYYESRLAKLDINRGEIAALSDQVEEVFEDEEDVGTRERAKGKWSQLEKLVGAGPRLKEVAADLVDHFETRSAAIEGKAMIVAMSREICAHLYNEITALRSDWHDPDPDKGAIKIVMTGSASDKPLLQPHIYNKQTKKRLEKRFKDPGDPLKLVIVRDMWLTGFDAPCCHTMYVDKPMKGHNLMQAIARVNRVFKNKPGGLVVDYIGIANELKQAMKTYTDAKGKGAPTHSAEEAYAVLLEKLDVIHGMFAKGPNSKGFAYSGFENDPNKLLIPAANYIMGLEDGKKRFLDTMLAMNKAYSLCSTLDEARELHKEIAFLSAVKTAITKVTSVDRKLTEDEKNTALKQILDNALVSEGVSDVFALCGLDKPNIGLLSDEFLEDVSQMPYKNFAVELLEKLLKDDIKAKTRTNVVQEKKYADRLQETLRKYNNRGIETAQVIEELIAMAKQFKAEMERDAALGLNPDEVAFYDALATNESAVRELGDETLRALAIEVTNKLRSSTTVDWQVRESVRAKLRILVRRTLQRYKYPPDKAPEAIELILKQAEVLSNGWTKEKAHVM